A DNA window from Hymenobacter aquaticus contains the following coding sequences:
- a CDS encoding RidA family protein, whose amino-acid sequence MQPDETSTAHNSSRAPEPVGLYPHARRAGNLLFLSGVGPRQRGQKAIPGVELSEDNEIVRYDFESQCHAVFQNVRYILEEAGSRWEDLVDVTVFLTNMKDDFATYNRLYAEYFQSNQPCRTTVEINCLPTPIAIELKCIAVIGEGR is encoded by the coding sequence ATGCAACCTGACGAAACCTCTACCGCGCACAATTCTTCCCGGGCTCCCGAGCCCGTGGGCCTTTATCCGCACGCCCGCCGGGCCGGCAACTTGCTGTTTCTCTCGGGCGTGGGCCCGCGGCAGCGCGGCCAGAAAGCCATTCCCGGCGTGGAGCTGTCGGAAGATAACGAAATCGTGCGCTACGACTTTGAAAGCCAGTGCCACGCCGTGTTTCAGAACGTGCGCTACATTCTGGAGGAAGCCGGCTCCCGCTGGGAAGACCTGGTGGACGTGACGGTGTTTCTGACCAACATGAAGGACGACTTCGCCACCTACAACCGCCTCTACGCCGAGTATTTCCAGAGCAACCAGCCCTGCCGCACCACGGTGGAAATCAACTGCCTGCCCACGCCCATTGCCATTGAGCTTAAGTGCATTGCCGTCATCGGCGAAGGGCGCTAG
- a CDS encoding STAS domain-containing protein, with the protein MEVYREILPESYLLILADDVLSPDEQEDDALDRALSRAARSGKSSVWVDCSHLHHLPSDAAELLSYYYHKLSKHGMSLILCHLSDFTRQELQALVPALNVPIVPTLLDAERYCQQPMNLHRAQPDAA; encoded by the coding sequence ATGGAAGTGTATCGTGAGATTTTGCCGGAAAGCTACCTTCTCATTCTGGCCGACGACGTGCTCAGCCCCGACGAACAGGAAGACGATGCCCTGGACCGGGCCCTGAGCCGGGCCGCCCGCAGCGGCAAATCCAGCGTCTGGGTCGACTGCAGCCACCTGCACCACCTGCCCTCGGATGCGGCGGAGCTGCTCAGCTACTACTACCACAAGCTGAGCAAACACGGCATGAGCCTGATTCTGTGCCACCTCAGCGACTTCACCCGGCAAGAGCTGCAAGCCCTGGTGCCCGCCCTGAACGTGCCCATCGTGCCGACTCTGCTCGACGCGGAGAGATACTGCCAGCAGCCCATGAACTTGCACCGCGCCCAGCCCGACGCGGCCTAG
- a CDS encoding MutS-related protein: MPVSSAFRPLVLAPAELFTENLAAHTVQERHYATRHRAVAWVRVAAFGASIAAVWWLFSRGELPAVFAVAALAYVVFLLLVRWHSAVGYQREHYRLLAQLNQDELARLAGQLSGFDAGTRYLDPTHPYTADLDVFGPHSLYQLLNRATSRLGHDWLAGWLLSGAAPAVVRQRQQAVAELAPDVAWQQEWQARAKHYPKQDADPRQFTEWLRQPDFFRGKAWLKVLLLVLPPLAVASVGLWLVGYSARPVLVAVLVLGGLNGVFRQARAEYYRHSSSMRDALRAYWAQLAWFEARAWTAPRLQELHATLHAGSGQPASVLMGQLTRITGLFSIRESALVAVVANNILLWDLGCMWLLECWKARLGGQLDAMLEVGAELEALVSLAGFQAANPDYAVPALSDTPLEVTAEALGHPLIFTRQRIRNDFSSRGAGQTGIITGSNMSGKSTFLRTVGLNMVLAQAGAVVCARALRLAPAQVYTAMRTQDNLAESTSSFYAELKRLRLLLELTATGQPVFYLLDEILKGTNSRDRHRGAQALIRQLHQRPASGLVSTHDLELAAMAQELPGAVTNYSFNSTIEGDEIRFDYRLTPGACREFNASKLMQLMGIAVNE; the protein is encoded by the coding sequence GTGCCCGTATCCTCCGCCTTCCGTCCGCTGGTCCTTGCCCCGGCCGAGCTGTTCACCGAAAACCTGGCCGCCCACACCGTCCAGGAACGCCACTACGCCACCCGGCACCGGGCCGTGGCCTGGGTGCGGGTGGCGGCGTTTGGCGCCAGCATAGCGGCGGTGTGGTGGCTGTTTTCGCGCGGCGAGCTGCCGGCTGTGTTTGCCGTGGCGGCCCTGGCCTACGTGGTGTTTCTGCTGCTGGTGCGCTGGCACTCGGCCGTGGGCTACCAGCGGGAGCATTACCGGCTGCTGGCTCAGCTCAACCAGGATGAGCTGGCCCGGCTGGCGGGTCAGCTCAGCGGCTTCGACGCCGGCACGCGCTACCTCGACCCCACCCACCCCTACACGGCCGACCTTGACGTATTCGGTCCCCACTCGCTCTACCAGCTGCTGAACCGCGCCACCTCCCGCCTGGGCCACGACTGGCTGGCCGGCTGGCTGCTCAGCGGTGCGGCGCCGGCAGTGGTGCGGCAGCGGCAGCAGGCCGTGGCCGAGCTGGCTCCCGACGTGGCCTGGCAGCAGGAATGGCAGGCCCGGGCCAAACATTACCCCAAACAGGATGCCGACCCGCGCCAGTTTACGGAGTGGCTGCGGCAGCCCGATTTCTTCCGGGGCAAAGCCTGGCTGAAAGTGCTGCTCCTGGTTTTGCCGCCCCTGGCCGTGGCCAGCGTGGGGCTATGGCTGGTGGGTTACTCGGCCCGGCCGGTGCTGGTGGCCGTGCTGGTGCTGGGCGGCCTGAACGGCGTGTTCCGGCAGGCTCGGGCCGAATACTACCGCCACAGCAGCTCCATGCGCGACGCGCTACGGGCCTACTGGGCGCAGCTGGCCTGGTTTGAGGCCCGCGCCTGGACCGCTCCCCGGCTGCAAGAGCTGCACGCCACCCTGCACGCCGGCTCCGGGCAGCCCGCTTCCGTGCTCATGGGGCAGCTGACGCGCATCACGGGCCTATTTTCCATCCGGGAAAGCGCCTTGGTAGCCGTGGTGGCCAACAACATCCTGCTCTGGGACCTGGGCTGCATGTGGCTGCTGGAATGCTGGAAAGCCCGCCTCGGCGGCCAGCTCGACGCCATGCTGGAAGTGGGCGCCGAGCTGGAAGCCCTGGTAAGCCTGGCCGGGTTTCAGGCGGCCAACCCCGACTACGCCGTGCCCGCGCTGAGCGACACGCCGCTGGAAGTAACGGCCGAAGCCCTGGGGCACCCACTCATCTTCACCCGGCAGCGCATCCGCAACGACTTCAGCAGCCGGGGCGCGGGCCAGACGGGCATTATCACGGGCTCGAACATGTCGGGCAAAAGCACGTTTCTGCGCACGGTGGGGCTGAACATGGTGCTGGCCCAGGCCGGGGCGGTGGTCTGCGCCCGGGCGTTGCGGCTGGCCCCGGCCCAGGTATACACCGCCATGCGCACCCAGGACAACCTGGCCGAAAGCACCTCTTCGTTCTACGCCGAGCTCAAGCGCCTGCGCCTGCTGCTGGAGCTGACGGCCACCGGCCAGCCCGTGTTTTACCTGCTCGACGAAATCCTGAAGGGTACCAACTCCCGCGACCGGCACCGCGGCGCCCAGGCCCTGATCCGGCAGCTGCACCAGCGCCCGGCCAGCGGCCTGGTCAGCACCCACGACCTGGAGCTGGCCGCTATGGCCCAGGAGCTGCCCGGCGCCGTGACCAACTACAGCTTCAACAGCACCATCGAGGGCGACGAAATCCGCTTCGACTACCGCCTCACGCCCGGCGCCTGCCGCGAGTTCAACGCCAGCAAGCTCATGCAGCTCATGGGCATAGCGGTGAATGAGTGA
- a CDS encoding FUSC family membrane protein — protein MNEQTRKIHYFFFGQDFSDGLRITFAILLPALVFAQLGQFPTGLTLSTGAVCISITDLPGPIEHKRNGMLYGCVCAFLVAVLTGLVQHSNWLLGLEVAVLSFAFTMLLVYGARAGALGSAALLVMILMMDQPLTPAQILPHAGLILAGGVWYMVLSMLLHQVRPHRAARQALAGCIHSVAEFLMIKAEFYSLETNLEDDYRRLVAQQVVVSEKQDAVREVLFRSRQLISESTMRGRRLVVTFIDVVDLYEHITATYYDYAALRAQFGHTGVLAEVARMIRHMAVELDHIGAAIQANRPYTTRAKLKGQLEDLKVRIDAIGEEGSAGSNLVLKKILVNLRTLTQRVNDILNYFDTTKISAASGRELDVSRFVTRNEYDLKVIRDNLTFNSSVFRHAIRMTLACAVGFIASKLLFPGSHSYWILMTTTYMLKPGFSLTKERNYQRVLGTLAGGVIGVLILWLIPDQTAQFVLMVLLMIVSYSFQRTNYIITVTCLTPFILIMFSLLGVGYLGVIEERVVDTLIGCAIAFSAGYLLFPRWESEQLQDFMRNVLRANLQYLHKLAESIAGVSFRQTDYRLVRKEVYVSSANLSAAFQRMLSEPKSTRRSSNEVYEFVVLNHILASNIASITSAAPAGLALSPTLRKPLRLALATLGRSLKKLDATAPEPAADFLTVEADAFPRQVLTPEENLLREQLEFIQKISSDIGKTTDAILV, from the coding sequence ATGAACGAGCAAACCCGAAAAATCCATTATTTCTTCTTTGGGCAGGATTTTTCCGACGGGTTGCGCATCACCTTCGCCATTCTGCTGCCGGCCCTGGTCTTCGCCCAGCTGGGGCAGTTCCCGACTGGCCTGACGCTTTCCACCGGGGCCGTATGCATCAGCATCACCGACTTGCCTGGCCCCATCGAGCACAAGCGCAACGGCATGCTCTACGGCTGCGTGTGCGCGTTTCTGGTGGCGGTGCTCACGGGGCTGGTCCAGCACTCCAACTGGCTGCTGGGCCTGGAAGTAGCGGTGCTGAGCTTCGCGTTTACGATGCTGCTGGTGTACGGGGCCCGGGCCGGGGCGCTGGGGTCGGCGGCGCTGCTGGTCATGATTCTGATGATGGATCAGCCCCTGACGCCGGCCCAGATTCTGCCCCACGCCGGCCTGATTCTGGCTGGCGGCGTGTGGTACATGGTGCTCAGCATGCTGCTTCACCAGGTGCGGCCCCACCGGGCGGCCCGGCAGGCCCTGGCCGGCTGCATCCACAGCGTGGCCGAGTTTCTGATGATCAAGGCCGAGTTCTACAGCCTGGAAACCAATCTGGAAGACGACTACCGCCGCCTGGTGGCCCAGCAGGTAGTGGTCAGTGAAAAGCAGGATGCCGTGCGCGAAGTGCTGTTCCGCAGCCGGCAGCTGATCAGCGAATCGACGATGCGGGGGCGGCGGCTGGTCGTCACCTTTATCGACGTGGTGGACTTGTACGAGCATATTACGGCCACTTACTACGACTACGCCGCCCTGCGCGCCCAGTTTGGCCACACCGGCGTGCTGGCCGAAGTAGCCCGCATGATTCGGCACATGGCCGTGGAGCTGGACCACATCGGGGCCGCTATTCAGGCCAACCGGCCCTACACCACCCGGGCCAAGCTCAAGGGGCAGCTCGAAGACCTGAAGGTGCGCATCGACGCCATCGGGGAGGAGGGCAGCGCGGGCAGCAACCTGGTGCTGAAAAAGATTCTGGTGAACCTGCGCACCCTGACCCAGCGCGTCAACGACATTCTGAACTACTTCGACACCACCAAAATCAGCGCCGCCAGCGGGCGGGAGCTGGACGTGTCGCGCTTCGTAACCCGGAACGAGTACGACCTGAAAGTTATCCGCGACAACCTGACGTTCAACTCCTCCGTGTTTCGCCACGCCATCCGGATGACGCTGGCCTGCGCCGTGGGCTTCATTGCCTCCAAGCTGCTGTTTCCCGGCTCCCACAGCTACTGGATTCTGATGACGACCACCTACATGCTCAAGCCCGGCTTCAGCCTGACCAAGGAGCGCAACTACCAGCGCGTGCTGGGCACGCTGGCCGGTGGCGTCATCGGGGTGCTGATCTTGTGGCTGATACCCGACCAGACCGCGCAGTTTGTGCTGATGGTGCTGCTGATGATTGTGTCCTACAGCTTCCAGCGCACCAACTACATCATCACCGTAACCTGCCTGACGCCCTTTATCCTGATTATGTTCAGTTTGCTGGGCGTGGGCTACCTGGGCGTTATCGAGGAGCGCGTGGTGGACACGCTCATTGGCTGCGCCATTGCGTTTTCGGCCGGCTACCTGCTGTTTCCGCGCTGGGAGTCGGAGCAGCTCCAGGATTTCATGCGCAACGTGCTGCGGGCCAACCTTCAGTACCTGCACAAGCTGGCCGAAAGCATTGCGGGCGTCAGCTTCCGCCAAACCGACTACCGGCTGGTGCGCAAGGAAGTCTACGTCAGCTCGGCCAACCTGTCGGCCGCTTTCCAGCGCATGCTGTCGGAGCCTAAAAGCACCCGGCGCAGCAGCAACGAGGTTTATGAGTTCGTAGTGCTGAACCACATTCTGGCTTCCAACATTGCCTCCATCACCTCGGCCGCTCCGGCGGGGCTGGCCCTGAGCCCTACCTTGCGCAAGCCCTTGCGCCTGGCGCTGGCCACGCTCGGCCGCAGCCTGAAAAAGCTCGACGCCACCGCCCCGGAACCCGCCGCCGACTTCCTGACCGTCGAAGCCGACGCCTTTCCTCGGCAGGTGCTCACGCCCGAGGAAAACCTGCTGCGCGAGCAGCTGGAGTTTATCCAGAAAATTAGCAGCGACATCGGTAAGACCACCGACGCCATTCTGGTTTGA
- a CDS encoding bestrophin family protein has product MLLFTLYSLLICGLYAGAKLTFIAIPWQPVATLGIAVSFYIGFKNNGSYDRFWEGRQLWGGIVNASRTWAIKALEFVTSVVDAPNVEAPAASAHELSHRHRQLVYRHLAWCNALRLNLRRQPELWDEQVAPFLDADESEVMRRKQNPPAHLLRKQAAELRILREERGLLNDFQHVSMVETLEQLYTLQGGCERIKNTPFPRQYAFFSYVFVWLFTALLPLGLLGEFSKLGPTHVWLTVPFSVLVSWVFNTIEVVGHTSENPFDNQMNDVPMTALCRSIEIDLREMLGETTLPSRLEPIDDILY; this is encoded by the coding sequence GTGCTGCTCTTTACGCTCTATTCCCTGCTGATTTGCGGGCTGTACGCGGGAGCCAAGCTGACTTTTATTGCTATTCCGTGGCAGCCGGTGGCTACCCTGGGCATTGCCGTGTCGTTCTACATCGGCTTCAAGAATAACGGCTCCTACGACCGGTTCTGGGAAGGGCGGCAGCTGTGGGGCGGCATCGTGAATGCCAGCCGCACCTGGGCCATCAAGGCCCTGGAGTTCGTGACGTCGGTGGTGGATGCGCCCAACGTGGAGGCCCCGGCCGCCAGTGCCCACGAGCTGAGCCACCGCCACCGCCAGCTGGTATACCGCCACCTGGCCTGGTGCAACGCCCTGCGCCTGAACCTGCGCCGCCAGCCCGAGCTGTGGGATGAGCAGGTGGCCCCGTTTCTGGATGCCGACGAGTCGGAGGTGATGCGGCGCAAGCAGAACCCGCCGGCCCACCTGCTGCGCAAGCAGGCCGCCGAGCTGCGGATTCTGCGCGAGGAGCGCGGCCTGCTCAACGACTTCCAGCACGTGTCGATGGTCGAAACCCTGGAGCAGCTCTACACCCTGCAGGGCGGCTGTGAGCGAATCAAGAATACCCCGTTTCCGCGCCAGTACGCCTTTTTTAGCTACGTATTCGTGTGGCTGTTTACGGCCCTGCTGCCGCTGGGCCTGCTGGGCGAGTTTTCCAAGCTGGGGCCCACGCACGTGTGGCTCACGGTGCCGTTTTCGGTGCTGGTTTCCTGGGTGTTCAACACCATCGAGGTAGTAGGCCATACCAGCGAAAATCCCTTCGACAACCAGATGAACGACGTGCCCATGACGGCCCTGTGCCGCAGCATCGAAATCGACCTGCGCGAAATGCTGGGCGAAACCACCCTGCCGTCCCGCCTTGAACCCATCGACGACATTCTGTACTAA
- a CDS encoding TonB-dependent receptor: MKKTIPFVVASLFGFEEVAAQNIRPDTLRVIGLSEVVVSANRVRERRADVPQQIDVLRAAQIRLQNPMTTADALLNTGQVFVQKSQFGGGSPVIRGFEANKILLVVDGVRMNNAIYRAGHLQNILSTDANVLDRVEVLSGAGSVLYGTDALGGVISLLTKNPLLADSTTGTGPRVRTSNLVRYGTAAREKTAHTDLSLGWQKFGSLTSITASDFDDLRKGRRDYKSFPGFGENLRYVERQDGKDVVVPNDNVNIQRQSGYRQLAVLQKFLYRPSARQQHTLNVQYSTTSDVPRYDRLQEYRNGALRFAEWNYGPEKRFFASYQFQYSRPTLLFDMVRLTPAVQKVNESRLSRPFGRDTRDENLEEVKIGSVNLDLFKQIGRHELRYGAEAAHNKVESIGRNVNIVTGQTKGIATRYPNGSTYATTGVYASHNWEITPQLILSDGLRFSTVRLKANFNPEFFKSSLLNSDQKSASLNGNLGLVWMLPAGFRVSGLLSTGFRNPNLDDVSKTFEQNNGTLIVPNPDLKPEQIFYREAEVSQTIEGRLHVAVTGFYSTLTDAIVVRPYTAPDGSTTTVYNNQTFVTVANTNASKARVYGFSGRLNAALLDHWSAQASATYTNGRVLTTDVPLDHIPPVYGRGAITYQSRRLTAEASVLFNGRKGVADYSPSGEDNLIQNTPVGALGWQTFNLRTTFQVTREWSVQSGLENILDQSYRPFASGINAAGRNFYLTVRFEH; encoded by the coding sequence ATGAAGAAAACCATACCCTTCGTGGTGGCCAGCTTGTTCGGGTTCGAGGAAGTAGCAGCCCAAAACATCCGCCCCGATACGCTGCGCGTCATTGGTCTGAGCGAGGTGGTCGTGTCGGCCAACCGCGTGCGGGAGCGGCGCGCCGACGTGCCCCAGCAGATTGACGTGCTGCGCGCCGCCCAGATCCGGCTGCAAAACCCGATGACCACGGCCGACGCCCTGCTCAATACCGGCCAGGTATTCGTGCAGAAGTCGCAGTTTGGGGGCGGCAGCCCGGTTATCCGGGGCTTCGAGGCCAACAAGATTCTGCTGGTCGTGGACGGGGTGCGGATGAACAACGCCATTTACCGGGCCGGTCATTTGCAGAACATTCTCTCGACCGACGCCAACGTGCTGGACCGCGTCGAGGTGCTCAGCGGGGCGGGCTCCGTGCTGTACGGCACCGACGCGCTGGGCGGCGTTATCAGCCTGCTGACCAAGAACCCGCTGCTCGCCGACAGTACCACGGGCACCGGGCCGCGGGTGCGCACCAGCAACCTCGTGCGTTACGGCACGGCGGCCCGGGAAAAAACGGCCCACACCGACCTGAGTTTGGGCTGGCAGAAGTTTGGCTCGCTCACCAGCATCACCGCCTCCGACTTCGACGACCTGCGCAAGGGCCGCCGCGACTATAAATCCTTTCCCGGCTTCGGCGAAAACCTGCGCTACGTGGAGCGGCAGGATGGCAAGGACGTGGTGGTGCCCAACGACAACGTAAACATTCAGCGGCAGTCGGGCTACCGGCAGCTGGCGGTGCTGCAGAAGTTTCTGTACCGGCCCAGCGCCCGCCAGCAGCACACCCTGAACGTGCAGTACTCCACCACTTCCGACGTGCCCCGCTACGACCGGCTGCAGGAGTACCGCAACGGCGCGCTGCGCTTCGCCGAATGGAACTACGGCCCGGAGAAGCGGTTTTTCGCCAGCTACCAGTTCCAGTACTCCCGTCCCACGCTGCTGTTCGACATGGTGCGCCTGACGCCCGCCGTGCAGAAGGTGAACGAGAGCCGCCTGTCGCGCCCCTTCGGCCGCGACACCCGGGACGAAAACCTGGAGGAAGTGAAAATCGGGTCGGTAAACCTGGACTTGTTCAAGCAGATCGGGCGGCACGAGCTGCGCTACGGGGCCGAGGCCGCCCACAACAAGGTGGAAAGCATCGGGCGCAACGTGAACATCGTTACGGGCCAGACCAAGGGCATTGCCACGCGCTACCCCAACGGCTCGACCTACGCCACGACCGGCGTGTACGCCTCCCACAACTGGGAAATCACGCCCCAGCTGATTTTGTCGGACGGGTTGCGCTTCAGCACGGTGCGTTTGAAGGCCAATTTCAACCCCGAGTTCTTCAAGTCCAGCCTGCTGAACTCTGACCAGAAATCAGCGTCCCTGAATGGCAACCTGGGGTTGGTCTGGATGCTGCCGGCGGGCTTCCGGGTGAGCGGGTTGCTGTCGACCGGCTTCCGCAACCCCAACCTGGACGACGTCAGCAAAACCTTTGAGCAGAACAACGGCACGCTCATCGTGCCCAACCCCGACCTGAAGCCCGAGCAGATTTTCTACCGCGAGGCCGAAGTGTCGCAGACCATCGAAGGCCGGCTGCACGTAGCCGTCACGGGCTTCTACAGCACCCTGACCGACGCCATTGTGGTGCGGCCCTACACCGCCCCCGACGGCTCGACGACGACCGTGTACAACAACCAGACCTTCGTCACGGTGGCCAATACCAACGCCAGCAAGGCCCGCGTCTACGGCTTCAGCGGCCGGTTAAATGCCGCCTTGCTCGACCATTGGAGCGCCCAGGCCTCGGCCACCTACACCAACGGCCGCGTGCTGACCACCGACGTGCCGCTGGACCACATTCCGCCGGTGTACGGCCGCGGGGCCATTACCTACCAAAGCCGCCGCCTCACGGCCGAAGCCTCCGTGCTGTTCAACGGCCGCAAGGGCGTGGCCGACTACAGCCCCTCGGGCGAAGACAACCTGATTCAGAACACGCCGGTGGGCGCTTTGGGCTGGCAAACGTTTAACCTGCGAACCACTTTCCAGGTCACCCGGGAGTGGAGCGTGCAGTCGGGCCTGGAGAACATTCTGGACCAGAGCTACCGGCCCTTCGCCTCGGGCATCAACGCGGCGGGCCGGAATTTCTACCTGACGGTGCGGTTTGAGCACTAG